The genomic interval AATGAACGGAACTTTTCAAATTATAAAAATATGCTAAGAGAATTGCACAACAATGGGTTTAAAATTTCTGCAATTTTAGATCCAGGAGTAAAGGTAGAAAAAGGATATAAGATATTCGAAGAAGGAAAGGACAAATATTTTTTAAAAGATATAGATGGAAAGGATTTTGAGGGGGCTGTATGGCCAGGTAGAGTTAGATTTCCGGATTTTAGGGATAGGAAAGTTAGAAAGTGGTGGGGACAGAAAGTAAAACAACTACGCGAAGAAGGTATAGATGGTTTTTGGAATGATATGAATGAGCTCTCTATATTTGCCACAGAAAAGGATATAGAGGAAATGAAGTCAATTATCAAAAAAATGAAACTTGAGGATGGAATAAATATTGCTATAAAAGCTGGAATGATTGGAGAGATTGGTAGGCGCGTAAAAGTTGAAAATATAATCCATTTGGATGGAATTAAACATTATAAAATAAAAAATATATATGGATTTAATATGATTAGAGCTTCATATGAAGGATTTGAGAAGAAAGAGAGGAAGATGATAATTACACGTTCTGCGTATTCAGGTGTTCAAAGATATGGTGGTGTTTGGACGGGTGATAATCATAGTTGGTGGGAACATATTCAACTTGAAATAAGTAGAATAATGTCCTTGGGGTTAGTTGGAGTATTTTACAATGGGTGTGATGTAGGAGGTTTTGGGGGTGATGTGAACGCAGAATTGTTAGTAAGGTTTATGCAATTTGGTAGTTTTATACCTATGTTTAGAAATCACTCAGCTATAGGTACAAGAAGACAAGAGCCATGGTGTTTTGGAGAAAAATATGAAAAAATAATGAAAAAAACAATCGAATATAGATATATGCTTTTACCATACATTTATAGTGAATATATGATAGGTGTTTTTAAGAATATTCCCTTAGTTACACCTTTATTTTTCCATTTTGAAAAAGATAAAATGACATTTGATGTAGACGATCAGTTCATGCTTGGAAGAAGTGTTATTGTTGCCCCAATTTATAAACCTGGACAACGTAGTAGGTTAGTTTATTTACCTAAAAGATCACTGGATTTGAATAAGAGAGTATTCTTGAATAAAGGTTGGCATGAAGTAGAAGCACCTCTAGAAGTGATACCTCATTTTTTAGTTGACGGTAGGATTTTACCAATTCAAGAGCCAATGAATTATGTTGATGAGAGAGAAAGTGACTTTACAGTTATTGTGAGTGCTTATAATAATAAAGCTATAGGTTATTATTATGAAGACGATGGAAAAACAGAAAATTATAAAAAAGGAATGTATAATCTGTATAAAATCACGTATGATAAAGGGAAAATAGAAGTTCTGAAGATTAGGGAAAATTATATACATATGAAGAAAGTGTGGAACTTTAGAATTTATACAAAAGAAGGTTTGAAAGAAATAAGTTTAAAAATATAAAATATTCAGGAGGTGTCGGAATGGATTTTCGAGAATGGCAACGGGAAATATTTGGACGGAAAATGGTAGTTCAATATGGAAAAGTAGCAAAACAATCGGCAGGGTCAATATGGTTAAGATTTGGGGATAGTATTGTTTTGGCGACAGTTAATATCTCAGATAGGGTTGTTGAAGGAATCGATTTTGTGCCATTAACTGTCGAATATCAGGAAAAATTTTATGCTGCGGGGAAAATTCCAGGTGGTTTTATAAAAAGAGAAGGAAGACCCACAGAATCAGGAATTCTTTCTTCACGGCTAATTGACAGACCTATAAGACCTTTATTTCCAAAATATTTAAGGAATGATGTGCAATTAATTGTAACAGTCCTTTCAGTGGATAATGATTCGCCACCAGATGTGGCTGGGATAACTGCAGCTTCATTGGCACTTAATATTTCAAAAATACCATTTGATGGAATTGTTGCAGGTGTGAGAATAGGGTACGTAGATGGAGAATTCGTAGTTTTTCCAACTGAAGAGCAATTGGAAAAGAGTAAGTTGGATTTAGTAGTAGCTGGTAGTAAAGAAGCTATTACCATGGTAGAAGGCGAAGCAAAAGAAATCAGTGAAGAAGAAATGGTCAAAGCATTGATGACTGCACATGATGCGATAAAGAAAATAATAGATTTCGAAGAAGAAATACTCAGAGAATTCAATGTTGAAAAAATGAATATAGAAGAACCGAAACCAAATGAAGTTTTGCTTGAAGAGTTTGAAAAATTACTTGATGAAAAGGAATTGAAAGAAAGACTATTGACAAAAGAAAAGCTAGAAAGGTCGGCGAAATTGAAGGAGTATAGAGATAATCTATTGGAAAAAATTTTTGAGAAAAATCCAATCGAGGATGAAGAGGAGTTAAAAATTCAAGAGAATTTATTAAAAGAACTTTTTGATGAAAAAGCAAAAAAACTGATGAGGAAGATAATAATAAATGAAGGTATAAGAGCTGATGGGAGAAAACCTGATGAAATAAGACCAATTACATGCGAATTAGGATTGTTGCCAAGGACTCACGGTTCTGCATTGTTTACTCGTGGAGAAACTCAGAGTTTAGGAATAGTTACATTGGGTGCTCCTATGGAGGAACAAATTGTTGATACCTTAACTGAAGAAGGAACTAAAAGATTTATACTTCATTATAATTTCCCTCCGTTTTCAGTTGGGGAAGTAAAACCATTAAGAGGACCTGGCAGGCGAGAAATAGGGCATGGGCATTTAGCTGAAAGAGCCTTAAAAGCTGTTGCACCTTCTGAAGATGATTTTCCATATGTTATTAGGGTAGTTTCAGAGATATTAGAATCTAATGGTTCGTCATCAATGGCAACTGTTTGTTCTGGTTCTTTAGCTTTAATGGATGCTGGGGTTCCTATAAAAACGCATGTTGCGGGAGTCGCAATGGGTCTTATAATTGAAGAAGGTCAAGCTGTAATTTTGACCGATATTCAAGGATTAGAAGATCATTGGGGAGATATGGATTTTAAAGTAGCTGGTACAAGGGAAGGCATAACTGCTTTTCAAATGGACTGTAAAGTAGCAGGTGTAGGAGAAGATTTATTAAAGCAAGCTTTAGAACAGGCAAGAGTAGCAAGAATGAAAATTCTTGATATTATGTTCGAAACTATAGAGAAACCAAGGGAAACTCTTTCACCTCACGCTCCATTAATTGTAAATATTCAGATTGATCCTTTAAAAGTTGGTGAGTTAATAGGTCCGGGTGGAAAAGTGATAAAGTCTATAGTTAAAGACTATGATGTGGAAATTTCTATTGATGATAAAACGGGTAAAGTATCTGTATATGGTAAAGACCAAGAAAAAGTAAATAATGCTGTCGAGTATATAAAAAGTATAACTAAGGACGTTGAAGTTGGAGAGTTTTATGATGGGAAAATTATAAGAATAGAACCTTACGGTTTGTTTGTGGAAATTTTACCGGGAAAAATAGGCTTAGCACATGTAAGCAAATTAGGTAAAGACTCGAAAGTATTTACTAAAAAATATAAAATAGGAGATAATATAAAAGTCGTTGTAGTAAATATTGATGAAAACGGAAGAATTCAATTAGGAAAGTCTGAATAAAAACAAGATAAATAGAGGAGAGGTTTAATCTATGAAATGTTACAAATTTAATGATGGAATAGAATTATATTTTTATCCTATGGAAAATATTAGATCTGTTACTATTGCATTTAATGTGGGTGTGGGGTCAGTATATGAATCAGAAGATGTATCAGGTATTTCACATTTTATTGAACATCTTTCATTTAGAGGAACTAAAAATTACCATATGAAAGAATTAAAGTTAAAAGTTGAATCGGTGGGAGGATTATTGAATGCTTGGACGGATAAAGAAAATACAGTTTATTATGCAAAAGTCCCATCGTTTCATGCATATGAAACTTTTAAGGTATTAAAAGATATTGTTTTTAACCCTCTATTTAAAGAAAAAGATTTAGAATTAGAAAGACAAATAATTTATCAGGAATATTTATCACATGTTGAAGATCCAGTAAGTAATGTGTTTGATTTGATGTATGAAAATGCAATAGACGGTCCACATTCTAAACCAGTAATTGGTCGCGAGGAAACAATTAAGAAGATTAAGTTGGAAGATGTAGAAAGTTTTCATAGAGAATATTATAATCCTTATAATATTAAAGTAATAATAGTTGGACACGTTGATGAAAATGATCTGGAAAAAATAAAAGAGGAATTGAAAATTTCCAAAGGGTTTAAAACTACAAAACATAGTTCAAAAGTTAAAACGGGGATATTGAAAGGAAAAGTATTGAAAAACAGCCAGCAGATACATCTTCTTTATGTCAAGCCAGGTTTTTCACTTGAAAGTGAAGAAAGATTCCCAGCAATGATTTTAAATACGTTACTTAGTAGCGGTATGAGTTCTTTTTTGTTTGATGAAATAAGAGAAAAACGTGGGTTAGTTTATGATATTTATACAATGAATATATTTCAAAAAGATTGGGGAATATTTTTGTTGTATGCTGCTACTTCAACTGATAAACTGGATACTTTCCATTCAGAATTGTTTGATATTTTTTCTAATTTTAATTTGAGTGATCAATTATATGATTATGGCTTGAAAAGATTAATTGGAAAACTGGAACTTTCAACTGAAAGTACAGCAACATTAACAAACATGATTATTGATTATTTAACAAATGATGTTAAACCTTTAACACCGATGGAAATAGTTCAAAAAATAAAAGATGTGAGTAAAAAAGAAGTACAGAAAGTGTATGAAAAGTTAATTAAAGGAGAATGTTCCCTCTTTTATGTTTCACCAACGGATGATAAATGGATTCCGAAAAACTGGGGAAATTCTTAAGAAAATTATTAGTAGGAGGTAAAAAAATGGTTGATTTTGATAAATTAACACCTCGAGAAATTGTTGAAGAGTTAAACAAGTATATAATTGGTCAAAATGAAGCCAAAAAAGCAGTTGCGGTTGCAGTAAGGAATAGAATTAGAAGACAGAAACTTCCCGAAAATTGGAAAAAAGAAATAACCCCTAAAAATATTCTGATGATTGGACCAACAGGAGTTGGAAAAACTGAAATTGCAAGAAGATTAGCTCAATTATCTGGTTCACCATTTTTGAAGGTTGAAGCAACACGTTTTACAGAAGTTGGTTATGTTGGCAAAAATGTTGATTCGATGATAAGAGAATTAGTAGAAATAGCTGTTAATATGGTAAAGCAACGCAAGATGAAAGAGGTAGAAGAAAAAGCAAAGTTAAATGTTGAAAATAGAATTTTAGAGGCACTAGTCCCCTCAAAAAGGCGAGCACAACAAATTCCTTTTGCAAATATTTTCGGTATTCAAGAAAAGCCACAAGAATATGAAGATAGTAGGCAGATCACTGAAAAAAGGGAAGAATTGAGAAGAAAACTCAGAGCAGGAGAGCTTGATAATGAAGAAATCGAAATAGAAATTGAATCTTCTGGTTCACCTATAGGTTTTATAGGTTTACCCGAAATGGAAGATATGGGAATGGATTTATCGAATATGTTGGGAAATTTATTACCCAAGCAAAGGAAAAGAAGAAGAATGAAAATTTCGGAAGCTAAAAAAGTCTTACTTCCAATAGAAGAAGAAAAACTTGTTGATATGGACGAAGTAACACAGGAGGCGTTATCCTTAGCGCAGAATAGAGGAATAATCTTTATAGATGAGATGGATAAAATTACTGGTAAAAATTCTGGGAGTGGGCCAGATGTTTCAAGGCAAGGAGTCCAAAGAGATTTGTTGCCTATTGTTGAAGGTACAACAATAACAACTAAATATGGCCCTGTGAAAACTGATTTCATTCTTTTTATAGCCGCTGGAGCATTTCATGTAGCTAAACCAACTGATTTAATTCCAGAACTTCAGGGAAGATTTCCTATAAGAGTTGAACTTGAACCTTTAGATAAGTCTGATTTTGTAAGGATCTTAACTGAACCTGAAAATGCACTTACAAAGCAATACCAAGCTTTGTTGTATACTGAAGGAGTGCAATTGGAATTTACAGAAGATGGAATTGAAGAAATTGCACAGATTGCATATAATTTAAATCAAAAACTTGAAAATATTGGTGCAAGGCGCTTGTATACAGTGCTCGAAAAAGTTTTAGAAGAAGTCATGTTTAAAGCACCTGAAGTTGAGGATAAGGTAATTGTCAACTCTCAATTTGTAAGAAATAGATTAAAAGGTATAATTGAAGATGAAGATTTAAGTTCATATATCCTATAAAGGGGTGTGTAAGAATGGTTGCATCAAAGAAGAGACAGCTCAAAGAAACTTTACTTGCATATTTATTTTTACTACCTTCACTAATTGTTCTTGGAATTTTTGTCTTTTGGCCCGTAGGTTTTTCGTTTGTCTTGAGCTTTTTTAAATGGGATTTTAGAAATATGAAAACTCCTTATTTTAATGGGTTGGCTAATTATAAACAAATTTTTGAATTTAACTATCCACCCAAGTACTCATTTTTTGAGGGTTTTGTTTATTCATTGGGTTATGTTGCTTTAACTTTACTTATCGTAATAACTATTTATTCATTTATTACTTTTTTAAGAAAAGGAAATAAGTTGCTTTTTCTAAACCTTTTTGCAATAGTATTTTACTTTTCGATTTTTAGTTTTTTGAATAGCATTACTTCATTGATCATAGCAGTAATACTATGGGCGCTTTTAATCTTCAATTTTTATGAAAAAGGTCAAATGAAATATTTTAAATCTCATATTTGGATTAATATGGCTTTGATTTTAGTGATTTATGTACTTATTGAAACAGGTATGGCTGGTGATAAAAGTTTCTTTGCATTTTTTATAGATGCAAAGGACAAGAACTTATTTTTTAAAGCTTTATCTAATACATTTTATTATGTATTTTTATCTGTACCTATAACTTTAATCTTGTCTTTGGGAGTAGCAGTGCTGCTAAATTCTAATATAAGATTTAAGATTTTCTTTAGAACCGCTTACTTTATTCCATTTGTTACATCTGTAGTTGCAGTATCTCTTGTTTGGAAATGGATATTTAACGATGAGTTTGGATTGTTAAATTATATACTTTCTTGGTTCAATGTAGCACCGATTAGATGGTTAAAAGATGAAAAATGGACAATTCCTACCATTGCAATTGTTTCTATATGGAAGCAACTTGGATATAACTCAATAATATTCCTAGCAGGGTTGCAAAATATAGATAAGTTCTATTATGAAGCAGCCGAAGTTGATGGAGCAAATTCATGGCATAAATTTTCAAAGATTACTTGGCCACTCCTTTCACCTACTACATTTTTCCTTTTGATTGTGTCGATAATAGGTGCGTTTAAAGTATTTGCACAAATTTATGTTCTTTATGATGGACTTCCAGGGCCTTACAACAACAGTGGTTTAACAATGGTATATTATGTTTTCGATCTTTTCTATAGACAACAGAGAATGGGAATAGCGAGTGCTGCGGCATACTTGTTATTTGCTATTATTCTAATTTTTACTGCTATTCAATTTAAAGTAGGAAGTAAAGTAGTAGAATACGTTTCGTGAGGTGATAGTGATGAAAAAGTTGATTATATATTTATTACTTTCATTTGGTTTTGTGATTATGATTTTACCTTTTGCATGGATGTTAGTTACATCATTTAAATTACCTAGCGAAGTTCAAGAATGGCCTCCAAAGTGGCATTCAAAAAATTTCTTTACACATAGAGAAGTAAAAGTAAATGTTAAGCTTGGAGCTGTAAAAACAGTAAAAGGAATAAGTTTGAGTGAAGCATTGAGTTTTACTTCATCGACAAATGAAGTGAATAATGTTTTAAATATTGTGGTTGATGATGATCCATTTTATCGTGGAACATTGTTTATAGATACAAAGAATTTTGATTATATAGAGTTTGCTGATGTAAATGCTTTTAAAAATTGGCTAAATAATGTTGATAATTTTGCTAATTTTTCCACGGAAACTCCTGAGAAATTCTTCGAAGAAGTCTTTTTATACTATAAAAGTGGGCCAACTCCTTATTTTCAGAGACTAAATTACTACAGTAATTTAGCAAAGAGAATTGATGGAGCTTTGCAGGGAATAAAGTTAATAGAGAGGTTTATAGATAGAAGAATAAAAGATGAAAATGAAAGGGAAAGATTCAGAGAGTTTTTGAAAATTAAAGGAGAAGAAATTCAAAATGTTAAAGAAGAATTATCAAAATATAAATCTGGTAAATATTTGATTTTAACCGATGAAGAAATAGAAAACATTTATAAAACGTTGAATAAACTTAATTTAAATTATGATGGAGAAAATGAGTTATTGAATGTGTATAACTCAAAAGTAGTTAATGTTTTTGATGATGAGATAACAAAGGTGAAATTTTATTTAGATACAATTAATTACTTCAAAAACATTCAGACTAAAAAAATCGATAAACCTATAATTGCAAAATCTATCAGCAAAAGTGAAAAAATAAAGTTATTGAAAGAAGAATTAAAAAAATTTGAAGATGTTCAACTTTTAAGTAAAGTAATCTCAGAATATGGCTATGAGAACTTACCGGAAAATTTTTCGAAAAGTATAGATACCTTTATAAAAGAAAAATATAATATTTCAAGTTCACAGTTGATTGATTTGAAGAGTTTAACTGTTACATTTAAAAATGTTTTAATTAATAATAAAATCGATTATAAGCAAATATTATCCAAAGGAAGCCTGGATACGTTACTTGATTATGCAGATTTAAAGCTCTTATCCAGTAGTACATATAGAATTTTTAAATCGAAACTTGAGACGTATTCACACATTAATAATTTACATGCTCTTGTAAAAGATCTAATTGTTTACAGTGATTATTTAGATCAAGTCAGAAGAGTTTACAATAATTCTTTAAACGCTTGGAAAATTGTCGAAGCTCCATCATTTGTGAAAGCAGTGAGAGTGAAAAACGGAGAAGTTATAGAAGTAGAACTTGAAGGTGTAAGTCCAATTTATTTAAGTGATAATAGTATCAAGAAAGTAAGTCTGAGCTTCTCGTTTGGAGAAACACTTGCAAATATTTTTCAGAATTACGTTGATGCATGGAGATCAGCTCCTTTCGGTAGATACTACTTTAATACGGTGTTAGTTGCCACTGTAACGACAATTTTAGAAATAATACTTGCTTCTATGGCTGCATATGCATTTTCTTGGATGAATTTCCCGGGAAGAAACTTTATCTTTGGACTATTCTTGGCTACAATGATGGTTCCAGGCGAAGTGTTGCTTGTTCCAAACTTTATTACTATATCCAAGTTTGGATGGATTGATACGTACTATGCATTAATTGTCCCATGGATTGTGAGTGTATTTGCAATATTCTTAATGAGACAACATTTCTTAGCTTTACCAAAGGAATTATTTGATGCCGCAAAAATTGACGGATGTTCCCATTGGAAATTTTTGTGGCAAATAGTTGTTCCTTTGAGTAAACCTGTAATTATAACTGGTGCATTGTTAAAATTTGTGGGAAGTTGGAATGCATTTCTCTGGGTGTTAATAGTAACTAACAGTGATAAATTCAGAACATTACCAGTCGGATTACAAAATTTCAGTTCGGATGTGGGAACTTTGTATAATCAATTAATGGCAGCGGCGACGTTCTCAATTTTACCGGTTATAATCTTGTTCTTATTAACTCAAAAATACTTTATTAGAGGTATTGCAAGGACTGGTTTAAAATAATAAAAGGAGGTGAATTTATGAAAATATTTTTAGATACAGCAAACATTGAACAAATAAAAAAAGGTGTTGAATGGGGAATTGTTGATGGGGTTACTACAAATCCTACATTAATTGCAAAAGAAGGAAAACCTTTTGAAGAAACGATTAAAGAAATTTGCCAAATAGTCCAAGGGCCTGTTTCAGCCGAAGTAATTTCTCTTGATTGGGAAGGAATGGTAAAAGAAGCGAGAAAACTTGCAAAAATAGATGAACATGTTGTTGTAAAAATTCCAATGACTCCTGATGGAATTAAAGCGGTAAAGATATTGTCATCTGAAGGGATAAAAACGAATGTTACGTTAGTTTTTAGTGCAAACCAAGCTCTTTTTGCTGCAAAAGCTGGAGCAACTTATGTTAGTCCTTTTGTCGGAAGATTAGATGATATAGCTAATGATGGTGTAAAACTTTTAGAGGAAATCCTTAATATTTACGCAAATTATGGTTTTGAAACAGAAATAATTGCGGCAAGTATCAGACATCCTATGCATGTTTTAGAAGCTGCACTAATAGGTGTTGATATAGCTACCGTACCTTTTAATGTTTTAGAAAAAATGTTTGTTCATAGTCTAACTGATAGCGGCATAAAGAAGTTTTTAGAAGATTGGGAAAAATATAAAATGGGCAGGTGAAAAAGTTGTTTAGAACACACAATTGCAATGAATTGACCAAGAGTGATGTAGGAAAGGAAGTAGTTTTGGCTGGTTGGGTTGAAAGGATAAGAGATCTTGGCGGAATAAAATTTATAGTTTTAAGGGATAGATACGGTACAACTCAAGTTGTAGTTAATCCTTCATCTTCAGCTTATTCTATTGCTCAAGAAATTAGCAGGGAATATGTTGTTCAAATTAAAGGTGAGGTAAGAGAAAGGCCAGAAGAAACAAAGACTAATTCTCCAACAGGAGAAATAGAGGTTTATGCTTCTTCGATAAAGATATTATCTGAATCAAAATTACCCCCATTTTATCCTGGCGATAGTGTTTCAGAAGAATTAAGATTAAAATATAGGTATATCGATCTTCGTTCAGATAAAATGCAACAAAACATCATTTTAAGACATAAAATGGCCCAAGCTGCCAGGGAGTTTTTAAACAAACACGGGTTTTTGGAAATCGAAACTCCTTATTTAACAAAAAGTACTCCTGAAGGTGCCAGAGATTTCTTGGTCCCTTCCAGACTTCAGAAAGGAAAATTTTATGCTTTACCACAGTCTCCCCAATTGTTTAAACAATTATTGATGATTTCTGGTTTTGATAAATATTATCAATTTGCACGATGTTTTAGAGATGAAGATTTAAGGGCCGATAGACAACCGGAATTTACCCAAATTGATATTGAAATGTCTTTTGTTACAGAAGAGGAGATTCTAAATATAATGGAAGAATTTGTTCGATTTGTTTATAAAAGTGTTGGAATAGTTTTGCCTGAAAAATTCGACAGATTAACTTATGAAGAAGCAATGGAAAAATATGGAAGTGATAAACCAGATAGAAGATATGGAATGGAATTACATGATTTTACAGAAGACTTTAGAAATACAGGATTTAAAGTTATTGACAATGTAATAGAAAATGGTGGAACAGTAAAAGGATTTATAACAAATATACCCATGAGTAGAAAAATAGCGTCGGAATACGAGGCATATGTAAAGTCGTTTGGATTAGGTGGATTATTGTGGTTTAAAATTGATAACAATGAAATTATTTCTCCAACTGCCAAGTTTCTTGCTAAAAATTATGAAAAGTTGAGAACAAAATACAAACTTAAAAATGGAGATGTGGTTTTACTTGCTGCTTTTAAGGAACGTGAAACTTTAAATATTGCTTTAGGTGCTTTGAGATTAAAAATAGGTAAAGAACATTTTGAAAACAAAACTAAAGTAATTGATGCTCTTTGGGTTATAGATTTTCCATTTTTGGAATGGAATCAAGACGAACAACGATACGTTGCGAAACATCATCCATTTACGTTACCAAAGAACATTGATGACGAACCACACAAAATTACAGCACATGCATATGA from Thermosipho atlanticus DSM 15807 carries:
- the fsa gene encoding fructose-6-phosphate aldolase, with amino-acid sequence MKIFLDTANIEQIKKGVEWGIVDGVTTNPTLIAKEGKPFEETIKEICQIVQGPVSAEVISLDWEGMVKEARKLAKIDEHVVVKIPMTPDGIKAVKILSSEGIKTNVTLVFSANQALFAAKAGATYVSPFVGRLDDIANDGVKLLEEILNIYANYGFETEIIAASIRHPMHVLEAALIGVDIATVPFNVLEKMFVHSLTDSGIKKFLEDWEKYKMGR
- a CDS encoding polyribonucleotide nucleotidyltransferase, with protein sequence MDFREWQREIFGRKMVVQYGKVAKQSAGSIWLRFGDSIVLATVNISDRVVEGIDFVPLTVEYQEKFYAAGKIPGGFIKREGRPTESGILSSRLIDRPIRPLFPKYLRNDVQLIVTVLSVDNDSPPDVAGITAASLALNISKIPFDGIVAGVRIGYVDGEFVVFPTEEQLEKSKLDLVVAGSKEAITMVEGEAKEISEEEMVKALMTAHDAIKKIIDFEEEILREFNVEKMNIEEPKPNEVLLEEFEKLLDEKELKERLLTKEKLERSAKLKEYRDNLLEKIFEKNPIEDEEELKIQENLLKELFDEKAKKLMRKIIINEGIRADGRKPDEIRPITCELGLLPRTHGSALFTRGETQSLGIVTLGAPMEEQIVDTLTEEGTKRFILHYNFPPFSVGEVKPLRGPGRREIGHGHLAERALKAVAPSEDDFPYVIRVVSEILESNGSSSMATVCSGSLALMDAGVPIKTHVAGVAMGLIIEEGQAVILTDIQGLEDHWGDMDFKVAGTREGITAFQMDCKVAGVGEDLLKQALEQARVARMKILDIMFETIEKPRETLSPHAPLIVNIQIDPLKVGELIGPGGKVIKSIVKDYDVEISIDDKTGKVSVYGKDQEKVNNAVEYIKSITKDVEVGEFYDGKIIRIEPYGLFVEILPGKIGLAHVSKLGKDSKVFTKKYKIGDNIKVVVVNIDENGRIQLGKSE
- a CDS encoding carbohydrate ABC transporter permease produces the protein MVASKKRQLKETLLAYLFLLPSLIVLGIFVFWPVGFSFVLSFFKWDFRNMKTPYFNGLANYKQIFEFNYPPKYSFFEGFVYSLGYVALTLLIVITIYSFITFLRKGNKLLFLNLFAIVFYFSIFSFLNSITSLIIAVILWALLIFNFYEKGQMKYFKSHIWINMALILVIYVLIETGMAGDKSFFAFFIDAKDKNLFFKALSNTFYYVFLSVPITLILSLGVAVLLNSNIRFKIFFRTAYFIPFVTSVVAVSLVWKWIFNDEFGLLNYILSWFNVAPIRWLKDEKWTIPTIAIVSIWKQLGYNSIIFLAGLQNIDKFYYEAAEVDGANSWHKFSKITWPLLSPTTFFLLIVSIIGAFKVFAQIYVLYDGLPGPYNNSGLTMVYYVFDLFYRQQRMGIASAAAYLLFAIILIFTAIQFKVGSKVVEYVS
- a CDS encoding M16 family metallopeptidase — translated: MKCYKFNDGIELYFYPMENIRSVTIAFNVGVGSVYESEDVSGISHFIEHLSFRGTKNYHMKELKLKVESVGGLLNAWTDKENTVYYAKVPSFHAYETFKVLKDIVFNPLFKEKDLELERQIIYQEYLSHVEDPVSNVFDLMYENAIDGPHSKPVIGREETIKKIKLEDVESFHREYYNPYNIKVIIVGHVDENDLEKIKEELKISKGFKTTKHSSKVKTGILKGKVLKNSQQIHLLYVKPGFSLESEERFPAMILNTLLSSGMSSFLFDEIREKRGLVYDIYTMNIFQKDWGIFLLYAATSTDKLDTFHSELFDIFSNFNLSDQLYDYGLKRLIGKLELSTESTATLTNMIIDYLTNDVKPLTPMEIVQKIKDVSKKEVQKVYEKLIKGECSLFYVSPTDDKWIPKNWGNS
- the hslU gene encoding ATP-dependent protease ATPase subunit HslU — translated: MVDFDKLTPREIVEELNKYIIGQNEAKKAVAVAVRNRIRRQKLPENWKKEITPKNILMIGPTGVGKTEIARRLAQLSGSPFLKVEATRFTEVGYVGKNVDSMIRELVEIAVNMVKQRKMKEVEEKAKLNVENRILEALVPSKRRAQQIPFANIFGIQEKPQEYEDSRQITEKREELRRKLRAGELDNEEIEIEIESSGSPIGFIGLPEMEDMGMDLSNMLGNLLPKQRKRRRMKISEAKKVLLPIEEEKLVDMDEVTQEALSLAQNRGIIFIDEMDKITGKNSGSGPDVSRQGVQRDLLPIVEGTTITTKYGPVKTDFILFIAAGAFHVAKPTDLIPELQGRFPIRVELEPLDKSDFVRILTEPENALTKQYQALLYTEGVQLEFTEDGIEEIAQIAYNLNQKLENIGARRLYTVLEKVLEEVMFKAPEVEDKVIVNSQFVRNRLKGIIEDEDLSSYIL
- a CDS encoding TIM-barrel domain-containing protein, with protein sequence MIYKLKYGIPDVGSEAIINEKKVINLSPNEKGLYKVEGLFEDLQIIKNDESEELIVIRKVLEGKVFGFGDKVGPFNRWGKKYIFWNTDNYTHHPGADPLYKSFPFNIFINDNQKYGIFTDYPGYLEIDLGSEGKSEIVFKIRGSGFNQYVIVGNSVRDILSQYLYLTGKNIAFPKWAFGYQQSRWSYFSDKEVLEVAKKFREKKIPCDVIYLDIDYMDDYKIFTWNERNFSNYKNMLRELHNNGFKISAILDPGVKVEKGYKIFEEGKDKYFLKDIDGKDFEGAVWPGRVRFPDFRDRKVRKWWGQKVKQLREEGIDGFWNDMNELSIFATEKDIEEMKSIIKKMKLEDGINIAIKAGMIGEIGRRVKVENIIHLDGIKHYKIKNIYGFNMIRASYEGFEKKERKMIITRSAYSGVQRYGGVWTGDNHSWWEHIQLEISRIMSLGLVGVFYNGCDVGGFGGDVNAELLVRFMQFGSFIPMFRNHSAIGTRRQEPWCFGEKYEKIMKKTIEYRYMLLPYIYSEYMIGVFKNIPLVTPLFFHFEKDKMTFDVDDQFMLGRSVIVAPIYKPGQRSRLVYLPKRSLDLNKRVFLNKGWHEVEAPLEVIPHFLVDGRILPIQEPMNYVDERESDFTVIVSAYNNKAIGYYYEDDGKTENYKKGMYNLYKITYDKGKIEVLKIRENYIHMKKVWNFRIYTKEGLKEISLKI
- a CDS encoding carbohydrate ABC transporter permease; translation: MKKLIIYLLLSFGFVIMILPFAWMLVTSFKLPSEVQEWPPKWHSKNFFTHREVKVNVKLGAVKTVKGISLSEALSFTSSTNEVNNVLNIVVDDDPFYRGTLFIDTKNFDYIEFADVNAFKNWLNNVDNFANFSTETPEKFFEEVFLYYKSGPTPYFQRLNYYSNLAKRIDGALQGIKLIERFIDRRIKDENERERFREFLKIKGEEIQNVKEELSKYKSGKYLILTDEEIENIYKTLNKLNLNYDGENELLNVYNSKVVNVFDDEITKVKFYLDTINYFKNIQTKKIDKPIIAKSISKSEKIKLLKEELKKFEDVQLLSKVISEYGYENLPENFSKSIDTFIKEKYNISSSQLIDLKSLTVTFKNVLINNKIDYKQILSKGSLDTLLDYADLKLLSSSTYRIFKSKLETYSHINNLHALVKDLIVYSDYLDQVRRVYNNSLNAWKIVEAPSFVKAVRVKNGEVIEVELEGVSPIYLSDNSIKKVSLSFSFGETLANIFQNYVDAWRSAPFGRYYFNTVLVATVTTILEIILASMAAYAFSWMNFPGRNFIFGLFLATMMVPGEVLLVPNFITISKFGWIDTYYALIVPWIVSVFAIFLMRQHFLALPKELFDAAKIDGCSHWKFLWQIVVPLSKPVIITGALLKFVGSWNAFLWVLIVTNSDKFRTLPVGLQNFSSDVGTLYNQLMAAATFSILPVIILFLLTQKYFIRGIARTGLK